The genomic interval ACGTTTGCCAATTTCAACGTCGTCACGCCCTATCCGGGCACCGAGTTCTTCAACCAGGTACGGCAAGACATTGCCGACTTCGACTTTACGAAATACAGCGTTTACACTCCCGTCATGAAATACCGGCACCTGACCAGCGAGCAGGTGGCGGAGTTGCATACGCGGTGCTTCGTGAGCTACTATTTTCGCAGCCGCTGGTTCGCCGAAAACGCGCACCTGGTTTGGCCCTGGCTGCGCGGGCTAAGGACGGGCGTCGCTACGGCACAAGTAGGGTGGGACCAGCGAGCTTGCGAGCGCCGGCCCACCGTAGGAGTCAAGGCAGAAGGATGAAGGCAGAAGGCAGAAACTTTTTCTGCCTTCCTCCTTCTGCCCTCTGCCTTTTCCTCGTCGACTACCAGTACCAGCCGCCCCAGCCTCCGAAGGCGAGCGGCCCGAAACCGGCGCGGAAGCCGGGTCCCCAACCGTAATACCTCGGGGAATAGTATGAGTAACCGTAGTAGGGGCGCGTGTAATAGCTGCCATACGGGTATCCGTAGCCGTAGCCGTAATACGGCCGGTAGGAGTAGTAATACGGCGAGTAGCCGCCGTAGTAACCGCGTCGCCAGGCCCTGGTTGCCCAGTTGACGTTGGTGATCGGGGCCGTCCCCTGCTGCACTGCGGTGGTTATCTGCGCTGTGCTCTTCCCGGTGGGCAGCTTGATCTTCTCCCCGGCCGAGGCCGTACCGCACCACATCGCCACGGCAGCGATGGCCGCCAATATACTAAGCCGTCTCATGATTCTGACCTCCTCTGATTGGCAGGCCCCCGGCGCTGCCGCTTCCGCCCTGGCCGGCAGGAATCATGTTCTGCCTCACCTTGCCAGCCCATGCCCCTTCGGCGGGAACCCTAGCACCGACCGAATTCACTTTTACACTGCAAACCTTGCGCCCAATCCTGCCGACCCGCCAGGGAGGAACCGCGACAGGCGATGATCGTTCAGTGCCGCTGGAAGAGGCAGAAGCCGGCCCTCCGAGTGGCACGCTCGCGCCCAGTCGATGAACGTGTCATAAAGGGCGTCGCCCGACAAGCTGGCGAACCACTCGGCCCCGTTGGGCGTCAGCACCAGCACCACGTTCGGCAGGTCGCACGGACCCAAGCAACCGGAAACCGTGAGCTGGATCGAACGGTTCAGCTTTTCCGCCTTCCAGACGGCCTTGATCCGTTCGACCGGCACGTCAGGCATGCCGCGCTGCGTCTGACCGCAGCAGCACCCGCGGCACAAGAGAATCTGGCCGAGCTGCGATTGAGTGCGGCTGGTCAAGGCATCGTTCACGATTCAAGTCCCTGTAAAGCGGTGGTTTCGTCGAGTTCGATCCACTGTCCCGTGGCCGGCACCAGCCCCGGCCATTGCGACACGGGAATCCCTGCCAACGCGCCGCGCAGGGCGGCGATCGGTCCACCGTGTGCGATGGCTACCATGCAGCCCTCACGCGGCAAGCGGCGATGCCAGTCGAGCACCCGATCGCGCAATTCAAACACCGTCTCGCCCGCCGGCGGGCGAAAGCTTTCCGGCGCATGCAGGATCTGGGCCATTGCGTCGCCCACTTCTTCGAACACGCTTTGCCAGGGTCGCAATTCCCACTCTCCGAAATTGATTTCCGCCAAGGCGGGCGCCAGAGAAGCAACGAGGGACGTCCGCAGGGCGATCATTTCGGCCAGCACGGCTGCCCGTTTGAGGCCGCTGTGGTACAGATGCGTGATGGGCAGGGCGGCCAATTCTTCGGTCAGGGCGATGCTTTGCTGCTGGCCGTCGTGGCTCAACTCGATATCGCTGCGGCCGTAGCAGACTCCCTGGTAACATTCGGCCACGTTGCCATGCCGCACAAGCACGATGCGTCGGGATGATCTTGGTGAGTCGGACATGGAAAGCCAAGGTTCGTAGGGTGGGGCAAGCGAGCTTGCAAGCGCCGGCCCACCGATAGCGACGTCGATTACGGTGGACCGGCGCTCGCAAGCTCGCTTGCCCCACCCTACACCCGTGCGCCAAGTTGCATGGTGCAGCACAACAGCACGGCGATTTGCGAAATGTAGCAGATCGCGCCCGCGCCGTCGCCAGTCAGACCGCCGATTCGCCGCCGCAGATAAAAAACAAAACCTGCCGTGACCGCGAGTACCGCCACGACCGACAGCCCGAGCCCCAGTGGCGACGCCATCGCCAGCGGCAGCGAACCGGCCACCGCCAAGACCGCACCGCCCAGCACATGGCCGAACGTTTGCCGACCCACCTGCTGCGTCAGGCTTGGCCGGTCGGGCACCGGTGCCAGCAACGCCATCGCCAAAACCATGGCCCAGCGGCCGAGCGTGGCCGACGCGACGACAACCGGCAACAGCGACCCCGGCTCGAGCGCCGCCAACGCGCCGGCCCGCAGAAACAACGCCAACGTCAGTCCCAAAACGCCGTAGGTACCCAGGCGGCTGTCGTCGAGAATCCGCAGTACGTCGGCCCGTGTCCAACCACCGCCCAGTGCATCGCAACAGTCGGCCAGCGCGTCTTCGTGCAAGGCACCGGTGACAATCGCTTCGACAACCAAGCCCAGCCCGACGGCCAACCAGAGCGGCCAGAGATGCGAAGCGAGCCAAATAACCGCGCCGGTGACCAGACCGATCAGCGAGCCAACCAGCGGAAAGTAAAGGGTCGCGAGCTGCAAACGCGGCCGCTCATCTCGTGCGTCGGCCAACAGAACCGCGGGCACCGGAATCTGCGTCAAGAACTGCACCGCGGCCCAAAAGCTTTGCCACTGCCAGACCAGGGCGTTGGTACGATGTACCGCCGAGCCGCTCGTCGCTGGCTCGTGCGTTTCTTGAACGGAAGTCATTCTCGCAGCGCCCCGCGGATTGCCTCGTGGCGGCGAGCAAACTCCTCATCACTCAGCACCGAATCCGATCCGGCAATCGGCACATCGTGCGACAGCTCGACCCACGACTTGCAACCCGTGTAGTCTTCTTCCAGCGGCAGCACGACCGCTTGCGGCAGAGCGTAGACTCGCACCACCAGGGCATACACAAACTCGCGCCAGCGATGGAAACGCTCCTCCACGACTTCATCGGACCAGATATGCTGGCCGCGCAACCGCAGCACCGCAGACAAACTCTTCACCCGCAACGCATCGGCGACCACGGCGTAATGCCGCAGCACGATCGTGCCCGCCTCGGGCTCATCCGCTTTCAAGTCGCGCAGCAGGGGCCGGGCGTCCGGCACCACGCTGTCGGGCGACTGGTGCGAGAAGGTCGGAAAAAGCAGAAACTCCGGATGGTCGGGCCGGAACTCGCCGCCCTCTTCCACGATGCCACCCTTGCGCAAAATGAGCGACTGCCGGCCGCCAGCCAGTGCCTTGCAGACCACGGCCCATTCTTTGAATGCCGTTCTCATACCTTGGCCCTCCGGAAGGCGTGGCTGAACGTCTCGTCGTACAGCTTCGAGCGATGTCCTTCGGCGGCCAGCACCTCGCCGACGATCACGATGGCGGTCATCGAAATGCCCGCCGCGATCACCTGCTCGGCAATGGTTTCGAGCGTGCCGCGCACGATCTTCTGGTCGGGCCACGACGCGCGATACACCACCGCCACCGGCGTCTTGGCCGGATAGGCCGTGAGCAGCTCGTCGACGATCATGCGGATGACCTGCGTGCTGAGGAAGATCACCAGCGTGGTGCGATGGCGGGCCAGGTCGGCAAGCTGTTCGCGTTCGGGCATCTTCGTGCGGCCCTCGGTGCGCGTGAGGATGATCGACTGGGCCACGTCGGGCACGGTCAGCTCGTGCCCCAGCGCTGCCGCCGCGGCCAAGAACGAGCTGACGCCCGGCACCACTTCATAGTCGATCCCTTCGCGCTTGAGCCAATCGACCATCTCGCCCATCGCGCCGTAGATGGCCGGATCGCCGGAGGCCAGGCGGACCACGGTTTGCCTCGCCCGTGCCGCCTCGACCATGATCGGCATGAATTCACCGAGCGCCATTTTGGCCGTGTTATGCCAGGCCGAACCGGCTTTGGCCAGCGCAGGTATTCCATCGGGCATGAGACTGCCGGCATACAGCACGGTGTCGGCCTGCTCGATGAGTCGGCGGCCTTTCACCGTGAGCAGGTCGGGGTCTCCCGGCCCGGCGCCGACGAACCAGACTTTCATCGCTTCATCTCCACGTTCAGAAACCAGAGCGACGAATTATAACGCACCTGGCGGCCAAACCGCCATCGAGCGTTTCAAACTTTTTATTCCGCTTTCGTCAGCTTAGGCACAAGCCGATAGCCGCACGAACGGACGACCAACAGCGATGCCACAACGATCGCAATGGGCAGAAGCGAAATCAGAATCCAGCTTGGCACCAGCCACCAGGCGACCGCGCCTGCCCCGCCAACGATCGCCTCAAGGAGGCCCAATAACGATGCCACAAGGAAGACGAGGAACAGGCGCCAGCGAACGCCGCCTATGCCCAACGCGGCCCATACAGCACATAACGCGTCGATGACAATGCACACGGCCATCAGGGTAGACGCCGCCACGTTTCGCCAATCGGAACCTGCGCTCGGACTCCCGCTGCGCGTCAGACCCAGCAGCAGTGCCACGACGGTTGTGACTACCAGGAGATTCAAGATCGAATACTGCACTCGCCCCGGCGACGAGCCTTCGTCGCCTGCTACCGACCGCAGTTCGCTGAACCAGCGCCGAACGACCAGGAATGCCGAAGTCATAACCAGAACGAGCGTGAAAACTCCAACGAGACAGGTGCTGAACTCGCTGAGGTAGTGCGCAATGGAGATTGTTTCGGTCGCCGGGCCCGACAATGCCGAGCCGAGCGCGGGCCAGATTGCCAGGTAAGTGCATCCCAACAACGAGATCCCCAGCCGCCCGCGGGTTCGGCCAAGGCCCATGCCGGCCCAAAAACTCAGGAGCATGATTTGGCCGACCGTGACCGATCCCAGCGCCCACATCAACGGCAGGAACCTGATGTCGGCCGGTAGCAGGCAGAACGCTACGGGAGCACATGCCAGCGCCAAGTGGGTCGCCACCAGCCGTCGCAAACGGCGGCTGACTTGTTTGGGACGTGAACCGGTGTTTGCCGACGGGAGTTCCACCTGAGACATCGCCTTAACCTACGCTCGTTAAGCGGCGGTTGCAAACCGTGGCGGAGTAACGGCCATTCGAGCGGAAACAGTCGACTGGGCGAAGTGGGGCACGGTCAACTCGTGCCTAGCGTTCAGAAAGTGCTACGTGAGTCCCTCGATCGGCTCGCCGGCATAGATATGGTGCGGCCGGTCGAGGGCGTCGCGAAAGACCGCGACGGAGGGAATGCCCAGCGAGCGATAGATCGTGGCGGCCAGGTTCTCGGGCCGCTGCGGCTGACTGGCCGGAAAGGCGCCGATCTTGTCGGACGAACCAATCACCGTGCCGCCGCGCACCCCGCCGCCAGCGAAAAAGACCGTCTGCACCGCGCCCCAATGGTCGCGGCCGGGCAGCTTGTAGAACTGCGGCAGGTGCGTGATCTTCGGCGTCCGACCGAACTCGCCCGCCATCACGATCAACGTCGATTCCAACTGGCCGCTTTCATCGAGATCGTCGAGCAAGGCCGAAACCGCTTTGTCGGTGGGGGGAAGCAGCTTGTCTTTCAGGTGCG from Pirellulales bacterium carries:
- a CDS encoding adenosylcobinamide-GDP ribazoletransferase: MTSVQETHEPATSGSAVHRTNALVWQWQSFWAAVQFLTQIPVPAVLLADARDERPRLQLATLYFPLVGSLIGLVTGAVIWLASHLWPLWLAVGLGLVVEAIVTGALHEDALADCCDALGGGWTRADVLRILDDSRLGTYGVLGLTLALFLRAGALAALEPGSLLPVVVASATLGRWAMVLAMALLAPVPDRPSLTQQVGRQTFGHVLGGAVLAVAGSLPLAMASPLGLGLSVVAVLAVTAGFVFYLRRRIGGLTGDGAGAICYISQIAVLLCCTMQLGARV
- a CDS encoding (2Fe-2S) ferredoxin domain-containing protein, coding for MNDALTSRTQSQLGQILLCRGCCCGQTQRGMPDVPVERIKAVWKAEKLNRSIQLTVSGCLGPCDLPNVVLVLTPNGAEWFASLSGDALYDTFIDWARACHSEGRLLPLPAALNDHRLSRFLPGGSAGLGARFAV
- a CDS encoding histidine phosphatase family protein, with translation MLVRHGNVAECYQGVCYGRSDIELSHDGQQQSIALTEELAALPITHLYHSGLKRAAVLAEMIALRTSLVASLAPALAEINFGEWELRPWQSVFEEVGDAMAQILHAPESFRPPAGETVFELRDRVLDWHRRLPREGCMVAIAHGGPIAALRGALAGIPVSQWPGLVPATGQWIELDETTALQGLES
- a CDS encoding DUF1802 family protein, with protein sequence MRTAFKEWAVVCKALAGGRQSLILRKGGIVEEGGEFRPDHPEFLLFPTFSHQSPDSVVPDARPLLRDLKADEPEAGTIVLRHYAVVADALRVKSLSAVLRLRGQHIWSDEVVEERFHRWREFVYALVVRVYALPQAVVLPLEEDYTGCKSWVELSHDVPIAGSDSVLSDEEFARRHEAIRGALRE
- the cobM gene encoding precorrin-4 C(11)-methyltransferase, with protein sequence MKVWFVGAGPGDPDLLTVKGRRLIEQADTVLYAGSLMPDGIPALAKAGSAWHNTAKMALGEFMPIMVEAARARQTVVRLASGDPAIYGAMGEMVDWLKREGIDYEVVPGVSSFLAAAAALGHELTVPDVAQSIILTRTEGRTKMPEREQLADLARHRTTLVIFLSTQVIRMIVDELLTAYPAKTPVAVVYRASWPDQKIVRGTLETIAEQVIAAGISMTAIVIVGEVLAAEGHRSKLYDETFSHAFRRAKV